A window of the Paenibacillus woosongensis genome harbors these coding sequences:
- a CDS encoding dihydrolipoamide acetyltransferase family protein, giving the protein MSSNRTLQDVVMPQLAESLVSATIGKWLKKPGDPVEQYEPICEVITDKVNAEIPSTLDGVMGELLAEEGQEIEVGAVICRIETAGGVEASAATGVDSPAASAGQTDAATAAHGDHSQRSRYSPAVQTLAQEHGLDLRVISGTGLGGRITRKDVLNYLENNKGGGAAAAPVAQSSYQVPQPAQPASSPAAPVSTPAPPAEFNNAAAEQVRNSGLHLSETPKIPTIEVEGGDRSEYFIDVTPIRNTIATRMRQSVSEIPHGWMMIEVDVTNLVQLRNKLKDEFRKREGVNLTYLAFLLKAVVSAIKDYPIMNSVWAVDKIIVKRDINISLAVGTEDSVMTPVIKKADQKNIAGLAREIEELATKVRAGKLKLDDMQGGTFTVNNTGSFGSILTQPIINYPQAAILTFESIVKKPVVINDMIAVRSMANLCLSLDHRILDGVICGRFMQRVKDNMESYSLDTQVY; this is encoded by the coding sequence ATGTCATCAAATAGAACATTGCAGGATGTCGTAATGCCACAGCTTGCGGAATCGCTCGTATCGGCAACGATCGGCAAATGGCTGAAGAAGCCGGGAGATCCCGTCGAGCAGTACGAGCCGATTTGCGAGGTTATTACCGATAAGGTGAATGCTGAAATTCCGTCCACCTTAGACGGGGTCATGGGCGAGCTGCTAGCGGAAGAAGGGCAGGAAATCGAAGTTGGGGCCGTCATTTGCCGGATTGAAACGGCTGGCGGTGTAGAGGCTAGTGCCGCGACTGGCGTTGATTCCCCGGCAGCTTCTGCTGGACAGACGGATGCAGCCACCGCTGCGCACGGCGATCACTCGCAGCGGAGCCGTTATTCCCCGGCCGTTCAGACGTTGGCACAAGAGCACGGGTTAGACCTGCGGGTCATTTCTGGCACTGGCCTAGGCGGCCGCATTACCCGCAAGGACGTGTTGAATTACCTGGAGAATAACAAAGGAGGCGGCGCGGCAGCAGCTCCCGTGGCTCAGAGCAGTTACCAGGTGCCCCAGCCTGCGCAGCCAGCCTCCTCTCCGGCAGCGCCAGTCTCCACGCCAGCCCCGCCGGCTGAGTTTAATAATGCGGCAGCGGAGCAGGTGCGCAATTCTGGCCTGCATCTTTCAGAGACGCCGAAAATACCGACGATTGAGGTGGAGGGCGGCGACCGGTCGGAGTATTTCATCGATGTGACGCCGATCCGGAATACAATTGCTACGCGCATGCGTCAAAGTGTGTCGGAAATTCCGCACGGCTGGATGATGATTGAGGTGGATGTGACCAACTTAGTTCAACTTCGCAATAAGCTGAAGGACGAATTCAGGAAAAGAGAAGGCGTTAACCTGACTTATCTTGCATTCCTGCTCAAAGCGGTCGTCAGTGCCATCAAGGATTATCCGATTATGAACTCTGTATGGGCGGTCGACAAAATTATCGTCAAGCGCGATATCAACATCTCGCTCGCCGTCGGCACAGAGGATTCTGTAATGACGCCTGTCATCAAGAAGGCGGACCAGAAGAACATTGCCGGCTTGGCCAGAGAAATCGAAGAGTTGGCGACGAAGGTAAGAGCGGGCAAGCTCAAGCTGGATGATATGCAGGGCGGAACGTTTACCGTCAATAATACCGGTTCGTTTGGTTCTATTTTGACCCAGCCGATCATCAACTATCCGCAAGCGGCGATACTGACGTTCGAATCGATCGTGAAGAAGCCCGTCGTTATAAATGATATGATTGCCGTCCGCTCCATGGCGAATTTGTGTCTGTCCCTGGATCATCGTATACTGGATGGGGTGATCTGCGGACGTTTCATGCAGCGCGTCAAAGACAATATGGAGAGTTACTCCCTAGATACGCAGGTATACTAA
- a CDS encoding alpha-ketoacid dehydrogenase subunit beta, producing MPVMEYIDAIRLAMKEEMELDDNVFVLGEDVGVKGGVFTTTKGLQEQFGELRVLDTPLSESAIAGVAIGAAMYGMKPIAEMQYSDFMLPATNQIISEAAKIRYRSNNDWSCPVVIRAPIGGGIFGGLYHSQCTESIFFGTPGLKIVAPYSAYDAKGLLKAAVRDPDPVLFFENKKCYKLIKEDVPEDDYIVPLGKANVLREGNDITVIGYSLPLHFAMQAAEELAAEQGISAHILDLRTLQPLDREAIIEAARKTGKVLIVHEDNKTGGVGAEVSAIIAEECLFELDAPIARLCGPDVPAMPISPPMEKFFMLSKDKVKEAMLQLALY from the coding sequence ATGCCGGTAATGGAATATATCGACGCTATTCGTCTTGCCATGAAGGAAGAGATGGAGCTTGACGACAACGTATTCGTATTAGGGGAGGACGTTGGCGTGAAAGGCGGGGTCTTCACGACGACGAAAGGGCTTCAGGAGCAATTTGGCGAGCTGCGTGTGCTCGATACGCCATTGTCCGAATCTGCGATAGCCGGGGTGGCCATCGGTGCCGCGATGTATGGAATGAAGCCAATCGCTGAAATGCAATATTCCGACTTCATGCTGCCAGCGACGAATCAAATCATCAGTGAAGCGGCTAAAATCCGCTACCGCTCCAACAACGACTGGAGCTGCCCTGTCGTCATTCGCGCGCCGATCGGCGGCGGGATCTTCGGGGGACTGTATCATTCCCAGTGCACGGAATCGATTTTCTTCGGAACACCAGGACTGAAAATCGTCGCTCCTTATTCGGCATACGATGCCAAGGGGCTGCTAAAGGCCGCGGTTCGCGATCCTGATCCCGTCTTGTTCTTCGAGAACAAGAAATGCTACAAGCTGATCAAAGAAGACGTACCAGAGGATGATTATATCGTCCCGCTCGGCAAGGCGAACGTACTTCGGGAAGGCAACGACATTACCGTAATCGGGTACAGCTTGCCTCTGCATTTCGCCATGCAGGCCGCAGAAGAGCTCGCGGCAGAGCAGGGAATTAGCGCCCATATCTTGGATTTGCGGACGCTGCAGCCGCTTGATCGCGAAGCGATTATCGAAGCGGCACGCAAGACCGGGAAAGTGTTAATCGTGCATGAAGACAATAAAACCGGCGGAGTCGGAGCAGAGGTATCGGCGATCATTGCGGAGGAATGCTTGTTCGAGCTGGACGCGCCGATCGCACGGCTGTGCGGGCCTGATGTACCGGCCATGCCGATCAGCCCGCCGATGGAGAAGTTCTTTATGCTCAGCAAAGATAAGGTCAAGGAAGCCATGCTTCAATTGGCTCTGTATTAA